DNA from Candidatus Caccoplasma merdavium:
GCGCTATCCAGGCCTTCAAGAAAGCCTGCGAAAAAGCAAAACCCGTGCTCCAAGAGCCTATCATGAAGATCGAGGTTGTTACCCCCGAAGAAAGTATGGGTGATGTAATTTCCGACCTCAACAAACGTCGTGGACAAGTCGAAGGCATGGAGTCGAGCCGCTCGGGAGCCCGCATCGTCAAAGCCAAAGCCCCGCTGGCCGAAATGTTCGGTTACGTTACCGCTTTGCGTACGATTACCTCGGGTCGCGCCACCTCGACCATGTCATTCTCGCACTATGCCGAAGTTAGCACCCAGATTGCCAAACAAGTGCTCACCGAAGTACAAGGCCGCGTAGACTTATTGTAAAATAGAATAGAAACAACCAATATGAGCCAAAAAATTAGAATCAAACTGAAATCTTACGATCACAATCTCGTCGACAAATCGGCCGAGAAGATTGTAAAGACCGTAAAAGCAAGCGGTGCTGTGGTCAGCGGACCGATACCCCTGCCTACCCACAAACGCATCTTCACTGTAAACCGTTCGACGTTTGTCAACAAAAAATCGAGAGAGCAATTCGAACTCTCTTCGTTCAAACGTCTCATCGACATTTACAGCTCAACCGCCAAAACGGTCGACGCCCTGATGAAACTCGAATTGCCCAGCGGCGTGGAAGTAGAAATCAAAGTGTAGTATAAACCTATATTAAAAACCACAGAGAAATGCCAGGATTATTAGGAAAAAAAATCGGAATGACATCCGTTTTCAGTGCCGAGGGAAAAAATGTTCCATGCACTGTTATCGAAGTAGGTCCCTGCGTAGTTACTCAAGTAAAAACGGCCGAAGTGGACGGATATGATGCCGTACAAGTGGGTTTTGCCGATAAAAAGGAAAAACACACCACCAAACCCGAAATGGGCCACTTCAAAAAAGCCGGAGTAACCCCGAAGAGACACTTGGCCGAGTTCAAAGGATTTACGGAGACCTACAAGGCCGGCGACGTTATCACGGTAGACCTTTTCGAAGGTACTGACTATGTAGACGTCATCGGAACTTCGAAAGGTAAAGGCTTCAAAGGCGTTGTAGGACGTCATGGATTCGGCGGAGTCGGACAAACCACTCACGGTCAGCACAACCGTCTGCGTGCGCCCGGTTCGGTAGGCGCCTGCTCTTACCCCGCAAAGGTTTTCAAAGGAACCCGCATGGCCGGTCAGACCGGAAACGAGCGCGTTACCGTGCAAAACCTGCAAGTGTTGAAAATCATGCCGGAACACAACCTCCTCCTTATCAAAGGTTCGGTACCCGGTTGTAAAGGTTCAATCGTAATAATTGAAAAGTAATGGAACTGAGCGTATATAACATCAAAGGCGAAGATACGGGAAAGAAAGTTACGTTGAACGATGCAGTATTCGGCATTGAGCCCAACGAACACGCCATTTATCTCGACGTGAAACAATACATGGCCAACAAACGCCAAGGAACCCACAAATCGAAAGAGAGAAGCGAAGTATCGGGTAGTACCCGCAAGCTGATCCGTCAAAAAGGTTCCGGCGGTGCCCGTCGTGGTGACATTAACTCGCCCGTCATGGTAGGTGGTGGTCGTGTATTCGGTCCCCGTCCCCGTAATTACAACTTCAAGCTGAACAAAAAAGTGAAATCGCTGGCCCGCAAATCGGCCCTCTCCCTCAAAGCACAGGAGAATGCCATTTTCGTCATCGAAGACTTTACGTTCGAAGCTCCCAAAACCAAAGAATTTGTCTCCATCGCTCAAAATCTGAAAGTTGCAGATAAAAAATTGCTTTTGGTTTTAGGAAATGAAAATAAAAACGTATATTTGTCGGCTCGAAATGTGCCCAAGGCAAAAGTTGTAACAACCTCAGAGTTAAACACATACAAAGTACTGGATTGCGCCAGTCTTGTATTGACCGAAAGCTCTTTGGCTGCTATTAATAACTTTTAATACAAAGGAGGTAAAATAATGGCAATAATTATTAAACCGATAGTAACCGAGAAAATGACCGGAATGGGAGAGAAATTCAACCGTTACGGTTTTGCGGTAACCCCCGATGCCGACAAGCAACAAATCAAAGAAGCCGTAGAAGACCTCTACAATGTAACCGTTGTCTCGGTAAACACGATTATGCGCAAAGGCAAGCTCAAAAGCCGTTACACCAAATCGGGTTTGATTCAAGGCCGTGCCGCCAAATACAAAAAGGCGCTGGTAACCTTGAAAGAGGGTGATACGATAGATTTTTATAGCAATATTTAATAACAGAAATGGCAGTAAGAAAATTAAAGCCCACAACACCGGGGCAGAGACACAAAATTATTGGTGCATTTGATAACATCACTGCTAAGGCACCAGAAAAGTCTCTTGTAGTAGGATTCAGAAAATCGGGTGGCCGCAACAACGAAGGTCACCTGACGATGCGTTACATTGGCGGAGGCCACAAACGCAAATACCGTTTCATCGACTTCAAGAGAAATAAAGACGGTGTTCCCGCTGTCGTAAAGACCATCGAGTACGACCCGAACCGTTCGGCTCGCATCGCGTTGCTCTTTTATGCCGATGGCGAAAAACGGTACATCATCGCCCCCAACGGGCTTGAAGTAGGCATGACCATCATGTCGGGCGCAGAAGCCGCTCCCGAAGTAGGTAACGCACTCCCCCTGCAAAACATTCCCGTAGGTACCGTAGTGCATAATATCGAGTTACGTCCCGGACAAGGCGCCGCTCTCGTGCGTTCGGCCGGAGCATTCGCTCAGCTCACTTCCCGTGAAGGCAATTATGCCATCATCAAATTGCCCTCGGGTGAGACTCGTAAGATTTTGGCCACATGCAAAGCCACTGTCGGCGTCGTAGGAAACTCCGACCACGCTCTCGAAAGTTCCGGAAAAGCCGGACGTTCGCGCTGGTTGGGACGTCGTCCTCGCAACCGTGGTGTAGTAATGAACCCTGTCGATCACCCCATGGGTGGTGGTGAAGGCCGTGCATCAGGTGGTCACCCCCGTTCGCGCAAGGGTCTCTACGCTAAGGGTCTCAAGACAAGAGCACCGAAGAAACTCTCGTCTAAGTATATTATAGAAAGACGTAAAAAGTAACTCGTTAACTAAGCAACTATGAGTCGTTCATTAAAAAAAGGCCCATATATCAGTGTGAAGCTGGAAAAGAAAGTTTCGGCCATGACCGAGTCGGGCAAAAAATCCGTCATCAAAACATGGTCGAGAGCCTCGATGATCTCTCCCGATTTCGTAGGCCACACTTTCGCCGTACACAATGGTAATAAATTTATTCCCGTATATGTTACCGAAAACATGGTAGGACACAAGCTGGGCGAATTCGCTCCCACCCGTATCTTCCGTGGGCACTCCGGCAACAAGAAGAAATAAAAAGGGCTATCGGGAATTTGAGAATTTCAAATAAAAAAAGAATTAAACACAATGGGTGCAAGAAAAAAAATATCAGCCGATAAAAGAAAAGAAGCCCTGAAAACGAAATACTTCGCCAAGCTCAACAACGTGCCTACCTCGCCCCGCAAAATGCGTTTGGTGGCCGATATGGTACGCGGAATGGAAGCATTCAAAGCGCTTGGCGTATTGAAGTTTTCAAACAAGGAAGCTTCTGCCAGACTGGAAAAACTGTTGCGTTCGGCCATTGCCAACTGGGAACAGAAAAACGAACGCAAAGCCGAAAGCGGTGAGCTTTACATCTCCGAGATTTATGTCAACTCGGCAGCCATGCTCAAACGCCTTCGTCCCGCTCCCCAAGGACGCGGATATAGAATACGTAAACGTTCCAACCACGTTACGTTGTTTGTAGATACCATAAGTAGTAATAAACCCGAAAATCAAAATTAAGCCGGATGGGACAGAAAGTAAATCCAGTAAGTAACCGCTTGGGAATTATCCGTGGATGGGATTCCAATTGGTATGGAGGAAGAAAATACGGCGAAAGACTGCTCGAAGACAGCAAACTCCGTAAGTACCTCAATGCCCGTCTTGCAAAAGCAAGCGTATCGCGTATCGTGATTGAGCGTACCCTCAAACTCATCACCATCACCGTATGTACGGCCCGTCCGGGACTCATCATCGGTAAAGGTGGCCAAGAGGTCGACAAACTCAAAGAAGAGTTGAAGAAAATCACCGACAAAGATGTGCAAATCAATATTTTCGAGGTAAAACGTCCCGAAGTAGACGCCACCATCGTTGCCACCAACATCGCTCGCCAGATCGAAGGCAAAATGGCTTACCGTCGTGCCGTGAAGACGGCGATCGCTTCGACGATGCGCGCCGGTGCCGAAGGCATCAAGGTGCAGGTTTCGGGTCGTCTCAACGGCGCCGAAATGGCTCGTTCGGAGATGTACAAAGAAGGCCGTACCCCGTTGCACACCCTCCGTGCCGACATCGACTACGCTTTGGTAGAGGCTCTCACCAAAGTAGGTCTTATCGGTATCAAGGTTTGGATTTGCCGTGGCGAAATCTACGGTAAAAAGGACCTCGCTCCTCAATTTACGGCAAGCCCCAAAGAGGCACGCGGTAATCGTGAAGCCGGCGGAAAGAAAGGCTTCAAAAAAGCAAAACCGAATCGTTAACGAATTGAACTGACAGAAAATGTTACAACCGAAGAAGACGAAATTCAGAAGACAACAAAAAGGTCGTATGAAAGGTCTCGCAGGACGAGGCAATCAATTGGCCTTCGGTTCCTTTGGTATAAAAAGTTTGCAGTCGAAATGGATAACCGGTCGTCAGATCGAAGCAGCTCGTATCGCCGTTACCCGTTATATGCAACGTCAGGGTCAAATCTGGATCAGAATATTCCCGGATAAACCCATCACCAAGAAACCTGCCGAAGTACGTATGGGTAAAGGTAAAGGTTCTCCCGAAGGATTCGTAGCCCCCGTAACCCCGGGAAGAATCATTCTCGAAGTAGAAGGTGTACCTTACGAAATCGCCAAGGAAGCACTTCGCCTGGCCGCCCAAAAACTTCCCGTGACGACCAAATTTGTCGTGAGACACGACTATGATGCTAATCAAAATGCGTGATAAAGTATGAAAACTGCAGAAATAAAAGAACTGAGCACCAAAGAATTGCTCGAGAGAATCGAGGCCGAGTCTGTTGCTTTGAACCGCATGGAAATCAATCACAGCATTACTCCCTTGGATAATCCTGCGCAAATAAAAGCTCTTCGCAGGACAATCGCGCGTATGAAAGGCGAGGTGCGCCAAAGAGAACTCAATAACAAATAATCGAACTCGTGCTCATGGAAACAAAAAGCCTTAGAAAAGAAAGAATAGGTGTGGTTACCAGCAACAAGATGGACAAAACCATCACGGTGGCTGTGAAATGGAAAGAGAAACACCCTATCTATGGTAAATTCGTCAACAAGACGAAGAAGTACCATGCTCATGACGAAAAAAACGAGTGTAACATCGGCGATACCGTCCGCCTGAGAGAAACCCGTCCGCTGAGCAAACTGAAAAGATGGAGATTAGTAGAAATCATCGAAAGAGTAAAATAATATGATACAGCAAGAAACCCGACTTACAGTCGCAGACAATAGCGGTGCCAAGGAAGCCCTTTGTATCCGCGTATTAGGCGGTACCGGTCGTCGTTATGCGTCGGTAGGCGACATCATCGTAGTTGCCGTTAAAAGCGTCATTCCTTCGAGCGACCTGAAAAAAGGTGCCGTATCCAAAGCCGTTGTTGTGCGCACCACCAAAGAGATTCGTCGTGCCGACGGTTCCTATATCCGTTTCGACGACAACGCCTGTGTGTTGTTGAACGGTGCCGGTGAAATGAGAGGTAGCCGTATCTTCGGCCCGGTAGCCCGTGAATTGCGTGCCACCAACATGAAAATCGTTTCGTTGGCCCCCGAAGTACTTTAAAACAGTAAAAAAGAACATTAATGAGTAAGTTACACATTAAAAAGGGTGATACCGTATATGTAAATGCCGGTGAAGACAAAGGCAAAACCGGTCGCGTGCTGCGCGTTCTTGTCAAAGAGCAGCGTGCCGTGGTAGAAGGTATCAATATGGTGTCGAAGCATACCAAACCCAATGCCAAACATCCCCAGGGCGGTATCATCACGATGGAGGCCCCTGTACATGTTTCGAATCTGAACCTGCTCGATCCCAAGAGCAACCAGCCCACTCGCATCGGTCATCGTCTCAACGAAGCAGGAAAGAAAGTACGTTATTCTAAAAAATCAGGAGAGGAGATTAAGTAATGACAACTACCGCAACCCTTAAAAACGATTATAAAGAAAGAATCGTTCCTGCATTGATGAAAGAGTTCAATTACACGACCGTAATGCAGGTTCCTGTATTGAAAAAAATCGTCATCAACCAAGGACTCGGTCAGGCTGTCGCCGATAAGAAGATTATCGAGACCGCTATCAGTGAGCTTACCGCCATCACCGGCCAAAAAGCCATTGCCACCCTTTCCCGCAAAGATATTTCGAACTTCAAGCTGCGTAAGAAAATGCCCATCGGTGTGATGGTCACCCTGCGTCGTGAGAGAATGTATGAGTTCCTCGAACGTCTCATTCGTGTGGCTCTGCCCCGTATCCGCGACTTCAAAGGCATCGAAAGCAAGTTCGACGGAAGAGGTAATTATACCCTCGGTATTCAGGAACAAATCATTTTCCCCGAAATAAATATCGACACGATTACCAAACTTTTGGGAATGAATATTACCTTTGTGACCTCGGCCCAGACCGACGAAGAAGGATATGCCCTCCTCCGGGAATTTGGTCTTCCTTTCAAAAACGCAAAAAAGAACTAAGATATGGCAAAAGAATCGATGAAAGCCCGCGAAGTGAAACGCGCCAAGCTCGTAGCCAAATACGCCGCCAAACGCGCTCAGCTCAAAGCCGAAGGCAATTATGAGGCTTTGCAATCACTTCCCAAAAACGCTTCGCCCGTGCGCCTGCACAACCGTTGCAGCCTTACCGGTCGTCCCAAAGGATATATCCGTCAATTCGGCATTTCGCGTATCCAATTCCGTGAAATGGCATCGGCAGGACTTATCCCCGGCGTAAAAAAAGCCAGCTGGTAAACGAAGGAAAAATAACAGAGTGTTAAATATTGTCCGGAAGACCGGATCAATTTAAACAAAAAACAAAATGACAGATCCCATTGCAGATTATCTCACAAGATTGAGAAACGCCATCAAAGCTCAGCACAGAGTGGTAGAGGTGCCTGCCTCAAACTTGAAAAAAGAGATTACAAAAATCCTTTTTGACAAAGGCTACATCTTGAACTACAAGTTTGTAGAAGACGGTCCTCAGGGAACGATCAAAATCGCCTTGAAGTATGACCCCGTGAACAAAGTGAACGCTATTAAAAAGCTGATCAGAGTCTCCACCCCCGGTTTGCGCCAATATACCGGCTACAAAGACATGCCGCGTGTGCTGAACGGTCTGGGTATTGCGATCCTCTCCACCTCGAAAGGTGTGATGACCGACAAGGAAGCCCGCGAGCAAATGATTGGTGGCGAAGTAATATGTTATATCTACTAACCAAGGAGGAGGCTGTATTATGTCAAGAATAGGAAATTTGCACATTGATATACCCGCCGGAGTTTCCGTAACCGTTGCCGGAAACCAAGTAACGGTAAAAGGCCCGAAAGGAGAACTTTCGCAAGAAATCACCGGTGGCATCACCTTGGAACAAGCCGATGGAAAACTCACGGTAGTACGCCCCAGCGACGACAAGGAACATCGTTCGCTGCACGGTCTCTATCGCGCGTTGATTCACAATATGGTAGTAGGCGTATCTGCCGGTTACAGAAAAGAACTGGAACTGGTGGGCGTCGGTTATCGTGCCGAGAGCAACGGTCAGGTATTGAACCTTACGCTCGGCTATTCGCACGCAATCTACCTGCGTCTCCCCAAAGAGGTAAAAGTCGAGACCAAATCGGAGCGTAACAAAAACCCCTTGATTATTCTCGAATCGTGCGACAAACAACTTCTCGGCCAGATTTGCGCTAAAATCCGTACGTTCCGTAAACCCGAACCTTACAAAGGAAAAGGTATTCGCTTTGTGGGTGAAGTGGTACGTCGTAAGTCGGGTAAATCGGCCGGTGCTAAGTAAAACCGTTAAAACGCCAGTATCATGATAACGAAAATAGAAAGAAGACTTAAAATCAAAACCCGCATACGCGGTAAAATTTCGGGAACGGCACAATGCCCCCGTATGACCGTGTTCAGAAGCAACAAACAGATCTA
Protein-coding regions in this window:
- the rpsJ gene encoding 30S ribosomal protein S10, producing MSQKIRIKLKSYDHNLVDKSAEKIVKTVKASGAVVSGPIPLPTHKRIFTVNRSTFVNKKSREQFELSSFKRLIDIYSSTAKTVDALMKLELPSGVEVEIKV
- the rplC gene encoding 50S ribosomal protein L3 encodes the protein MPGLLGKKIGMTSVFSAEGKNVPCTVIEVGPCVVTQVKTAEVDGYDAVQVGFADKKEKHTTKPEMGHFKKAGVTPKRHLAEFKGFTETYKAGDVITVDLFEGTDYVDVIGTSKGKGFKGVVGRHGFGGVGQTTHGQHNRLRAPGSVGACSYPAKVFKGTRMAGQTGNERVTVQNLQVLKIMPEHNLLLIKGSVPGCKGSIVIIEK
- the rplD gene encoding 50S ribosomal protein L4, with amino-acid sequence MELSVYNIKGEDTGKKVTLNDAVFGIEPNEHAIYLDVKQYMANKRQGTHKSKERSEVSGSTRKLIRQKGSGGARRGDINSPVMVGGGRVFGPRPRNYNFKLNKKVKSLARKSALSLKAQENAIFVIEDFTFEAPKTKEFVSIAQNLKVADKKLLLVLGNENKNVYLSARNVPKAKVVTTSELNTYKVLDCASLVLTESSLAAINNF
- the rplW gene encoding 50S ribosomal protein L23; the encoded protein is MAIIIKPIVTEKMTGMGEKFNRYGFAVTPDADKQQIKEAVEDLYNVTVVSVNTIMRKGKLKSRYTKSGLIQGRAAKYKKALVTLKEGDTIDFYSNI
- the rplB gene encoding 50S ribosomal protein L2 is translated as MAVRKLKPTTPGQRHKIIGAFDNITAKAPEKSLVVGFRKSGGRNNEGHLTMRYIGGGHKRKYRFIDFKRNKDGVPAVVKTIEYDPNRSARIALLFYADGEKRYIIAPNGLEVGMTIMSGAEAAPEVGNALPLQNIPVGTVVHNIELRPGQGAALVRSAGAFAQLTSREGNYAIIKLPSGETRKILATCKATVGVVGNSDHALESSGKAGRSRWLGRRPRNRGVVMNPVDHPMGGGEGRASGGHPRSRKGLYAKGLKTRAPKKLSSKYIIERRKK
- the rpsS gene encoding 30S ribosomal protein S19; translation: MSRSLKKGPYISVKLEKKVSAMTESGKKSVIKTWSRASMISPDFVGHTFAVHNGNKFIPVYVTENMVGHKLGEFAPTRIFRGHSGNKKK
- the rplV gene encoding 50S ribosomal protein L22, coding for MGARKKISADKRKEALKTKYFAKLNNVPTSPRKMRLVADMVRGMEAFKALGVLKFSNKEASARLEKLLRSAIANWEQKNERKAESGELYISEIYVNSAAMLKRLRPAPQGRGYRIRKRSNHVTLFVDTISSNKPENQN
- the rpsC gene encoding 30S ribosomal protein S3 → MGQKVNPVSNRLGIIRGWDSNWYGGRKYGERLLEDSKLRKYLNARLAKASVSRIVIERTLKLITITVCTARPGLIIGKGGQEVDKLKEELKKITDKDVQINIFEVKRPEVDATIVATNIARQIEGKMAYRRAVKTAIASTMRAGAEGIKVQVSGRLNGAEMARSEMYKEGRTPLHTLRADIDYALVEALTKVGLIGIKVWICRGEIYGKKDLAPQFTASPKEARGNREAGGKKGFKKAKPNR
- the rplP gene encoding 50S ribosomal protein L16, with product MLQPKKTKFRRQQKGRMKGLAGRGNQLAFGSFGIKSLQSKWITGRQIEAARIAVTRYMQRQGQIWIRIFPDKPITKKPAEVRMGKGKGSPEGFVAPVTPGRIILEVEGVPYEIAKEALRLAAQKLPVTTKFVVRHDYDANQNA
- the rpmC gene encoding 50S ribosomal protein L29, with translation MKTAEIKELSTKELLERIEAESVALNRMEINHSITPLDNPAQIKALRRTIARMKGEVRQRELNNK
- the rpsQ gene encoding 30S ribosomal protein S17, producing the protein METKSLRKERIGVVTSNKMDKTITVAVKWKEKHPIYGKFVNKTKKYHAHDEKNECNIGDTVRLRETRPLSKLKRWRLVEIIERVK
- the rplN gene encoding 50S ribosomal protein L14, coding for MIQQETRLTVADNSGAKEALCIRVLGGTGRRYASVGDIIVVAVKSVIPSSDLKKGAVSKAVVVRTTKEIRRADGSYIRFDDNACVLLNGAGEMRGSRIFGPVARELRATNMKIVSLAPEVL
- the rplX gene encoding 50S ribosomal protein L24 translates to MSKLHIKKGDTVYVNAGEDKGKTGRVLRVLVKEQRAVVEGINMVSKHTKPNAKHPQGGIITMEAPVHVSNLNLLDPKSNQPTRIGHRLNEAGKKVRYSKKSGEEIK
- the rplE gene encoding 50S ribosomal protein L5, whose protein sequence is MTTTATLKNDYKERIVPALMKEFNYTTVMQVPVLKKIVINQGLGQAVADKKIIETAISELTAITGQKAIATLSRKDISNFKLRKKMPIGVMVTLRRERMYEFLERLIRVALPRIRDFKGIESKFDGRGNYTLGIQEQIIFPEINIDTITKLLGMNITFVTSAQTDEEGYALLREFGLPFKNAKKN
- the rpsN gene encoding 30S ribosomal protein S14; this encodes MAKESMKAREVKRAKLVAKYAAKRAQLKAEGNYEALQSLPKNASPVRLHNRCSLTGRPKGYIRQFGISRIQFREMASAGLIPGVKKASW
- the rpsH gene encoding 30S ribosomal protein S8, coding for MTDPIADYLTRLRNAIKAQHRVVEVPASNLKKEITKILFDKGYILNYKFVEDGPQGTIKIALKYDPVNKVNAIKKLIRVSTPGLRQYTGYKDMPRVLNGLGIAILSTSKGVMTDKEAREQMIGGEVICYIY
- the rplF gene encoding 50S ribosomal protein L6; translation: MSRIGNLHIDIPAGVSVTVAGNQVTVKGPKGELSQEITGGITLEQADGKLTVVRPSDDKEHRSLHGLYRALIHNMVVGVSAGYRKELELVGVGYRAESNGQVLNLTLGYSHAIYLRLPKEVKVETKSERNKNPLIILESCDKQLLGQICAKIRTFRKPEPYKGKGIRFVGEVVRRKSGKSAGAK